The Lycium ferocissimum isolate CSIRO_LF1 chromosome 1, AGI_CSIRO_Lferr_CH_V1, whole genome shotgun sequence genome includes a region encoding these proteins:
- the LOC132046958 gene encoding homocysteine S-methyltransferase 2-like, whose product MGLNNESSFLADFLRQCGGYAVIDGGLATELERHGADLNDPLWSAKCLVSSPHLIRRVHLDYLEAGANIIISASYQATLQGFEAKGISREEGEALLKRSVEIACEARNIYNDRAGKGSWDDFDDGTDLKRKPVLVAASVGSYGAYLADGSEYSGIYGDAISVKTLKDFHRRRVQVLANSGADLIAFETTPNRMEAQAYAELLEEEAINIPAWFSFSSKDGTNVVSGDSIVECASIADSCKQVVGIGINCTPPRYIQGLIQLIRQVTSKPILVYPNSGETYDGEKKEWVASTGVAEEDFVSYVDKWCEAGASLVGGCCRTTPKTIRAISKVLSSRSHRV is encoded by the exons ATGGGGTTGAATAATGAGTCCAGTTTTTTGGCTGATTTCCTGAGGCAGTGCGGTGGGTACGCTGTGATAGACGGTGGACTTGCGACGGAGTTGGAAAGGCATGGTGCTGACTTAAATGATCCTCTTTGGAGTGCTAAATGCCTTGTTAGCTCTCCTCATCTTATTAGAAGg GTGCACCTAGATTACCTGGAAGCTGGTGCCAACATTATAATTTCTGCATCTTATCAG GCAACACTTCAGGGATTTGAAGCCAAGGGAATATCAAGGGAAGAAGGTGAAGCATTACTTAAAAGAAGCGTGGAGATAGCATGTGAAGCGCGAAACATATATAATGATAGAGCTGGCAAAGGTTCTTGGGATGATTTTGACGATGGAACCGATTTGAAACGCAAACCGGTATTGGTTGCAGCGTCTGTGGGAAGCTATGGAGCTTATTTGGCTGATGGTTCTGAATATAG TGGAATTTATGGTGATGCAATTAGTGTGAAAACACTTAAAGATTTTCATCGAAGGAGAGTTCAGGTTCTTGCAAATTCAGGTGCTGATTTGATTGCATTCGAGACAACTCCGAACAGAATGGAAGCTCAG GCTTATGCTGAGCTTCTTGAGGAAGAGGCTATTAACATTCCAGCCTGGTTTTCCTTCAGTTCTAAAGATGGTACCAATGTAGTCAGTGGTGATTCTATAGTAGAATGTGCTTCGATTGCTGATTCGTGTAAGCAAGTTGTTGGAATTGGAATCAATTGTACCCCTCCAAGATACATTCAGGGACTGATCCAATTGATCCGACAG GTAACAAGTAAACCAATACTTGTATATCCTAACAGTGGTGAGACTTATGATGGTGAAAAGAAGGAATGGGTG GCTTCAACGGGTGTTGCAGAGGAAGACTTCGTGTCATACGTGGACAAGTGGTGCGAGGCTGGAGCGTCTCTCGTGGGGGGTTGCTGCAGGACCACCCCAAAAACCATTAGAGCCATTTCCAAGGTTCTCTCCAGCAGGTCTCACAGGGTTTAA
- the LOC132046969 gene encoding pentatricopeptide repeat-containing protein At3g22690 → MSTTLNLSLSPLLYTTQQPQSNQTTTTTTDLIKSCKNLNQIKQLHAHFTKQGYNQDPGFLGKLISKCCEIGTYNSMEYAQIAFDSFCSSNEEGYDNTYKFNSLIKGYCLVGLFNDAMLMYLRMVLENVGPDGYTFPLVLSACAKNGSFIEGIQVKGLALKWGFGDDVFVLNSLIHFYGECGEVDKARKVFDKMSERNLVSWTCLISGYAKREKAEEAVLLFFEMIEEGIMPNNVTMVCVISACAKLGDLGLAESVCGYIGKAGLKVNSVMVNALVDMYMKCGSMGKAKKIFEECVDRNLVLCNTILSNYVRLGMVREALDVLGEMLSCRGPRPDRVTLLSSISASTEMADVFLGKQCHAYVLRNGLENWDSIGNAMIDMYMKCGSQEWACRVFDQMSNKTVVSWNSLIAGFLRNSDVEAACRTFNDMPESDLVSWNTIIGGLVQHSMFEDAIHLFRVMQNEGIKADRVTMVSVASACGYLGANDLAKWIYNYIEKYEIHLDMQLSTALVDMFARCGDPASAMKVFTKMKERDVSAWTAAIGAMAMEGNGKRAVELFYEMLREGVEPDQVVFVAVLTACSHGGLVQEGMKIFKTMKEIHGISAQIVHYGCIVDMFGRAGLLKEAVDIIKYMPMKPNDAVWGAFLAACKMHKNNEMATYAVDMISESYPDKAGIHVLLSNIYALGGKWTDVAKVRMSMKERGIKKNPGSSSIEVNGNIHEFTSGDEFHPKHTHICLMLEEMKCRVREAGHVPDLTNVLMDVDEQEKEFLLNRHSEKIAMAFGLISTSQGHPIRIVKNLRMCSDCHSFAKFVSKVYDRHIIVRDNNRFHFFQGGLCSCGDYW, encoded by the coding sequence ATGTCAACAACCTTAAATCTATCTCTTTCTCCTCTTCTCTACACTACACAACAACCTCAATccaatcaaacaacaacaacaacaactgaCTTAATCAAATCATGCAAAAACCTCAACCAAATCAAACAACTCCATGCCCATTTCACTAAACAAGGGTACAATCAAGACCCTGGTTTTCTTGGTAAACTCATTTCTAAATGTTGCGAAATAGGTACTTATAATAGCATGGAATATGCACAAATAGCTTTTGATAGTTTCTGTAGTAGTAATGAAGAAGGTTATGATAATACTTATAAGTTTAATTCATTAATTAAAGGGTATTGTTTAGTGGGGTTATTTAATGATGCTATGTTGATGTATTTAAGGATGGTTCTTGAAAATGTCGGGCCTGATGGATATACTTTTCCTTTGGTTTTGAGTGCTTGTGCTAAAAATGGGAGTTTTATTGAAGGAATTCAAGTAAAGGGTTTAGCTTTGAAATGGGGTTTTGGTGATGATGTGTTTGTGTTGAATTCATTGATACATTTTTATGGTGAATGTGGTGAGGTGGATAAAGCTAGgaaagtgtttgataaaatgtctGAGAGAAATTTGGTGTCTTGGACTTGTTTGATTAGTGGGTATGCAAAGAGGGAGAAGGCTGAAGAGGCGGTTTTGTTGTTTTTTGAGATGATTGAGGAGGGTATTATGCCGAATAATGTGACAATGGTGTGTGTGATATCGGCTTGTGCTAAGTTGGGGGATTTGGGATTGGCGGAAAGTGTGTGTGGTTATATAGGGAAGGCGGGATTAAAGGTTAATTCTGTTATGGTAAATGCTCTtgtagatatgtatatgaaatgtggATCCATGGGTAAGGCTAAAAAGATTTTCGAGGAATGTGTTGATCGTAATTTGGTACTTTGCAACACGATTTTGTCAAACTATGTACGTCTAGGGATGGTAAGGGAAGCACTTGATGTCTTGGGTGAAATGCTATCCTGTAGAGGACCTCGTCCGGATAGAGTAACTTTGTTGTCTTCTATATCAGCCTCGACAGAGATGGCTGATGTTTTCTTAGGAAAGCAGTGTCACGCTTATGTTTTGAGGAACGGGTTAGAGAATTGGGATTCCATTGGTAATGCCATGATTGATATGTACATGAAGTGTGGGAGTCAAGAATGGGCTTGTAGAGTTTTTGATCAGATGTCAAACAAGACAGTAGTCTCATGGAATTCACTTATTGCAGGCTTTCTGAGAAATAGTGACGTAGAGGCAGCTTGTAGAACTTTTAATGACATGCCTGAGAGTGATCTTGTGTCATGGAACACCATCATTGGTGGTTTGGTACAGCACAGCATGTTTGAGGATGCGATTCATCTATTTCGTGTAATGCAGAACGAGGGGATTAAAGCAGACAGAGTGACAATGGTCAGTGTTGCATCAGCTTGTGGATACTTAGGTGCTAATGATCTTGCTAAGTGGATATATAATTACATTGAGAAATATGAAATTCATCTAGATATGCAGCTAAGTACCGCGCTTGTTGACATGTTTGCTAGGTGTGGTGATCCTGCAAGTGCGATGAAAGTGTTCACCAAAATGAAAGAGCGGGATGTCTCTGCCTGGACTGCAGCAATAGGGGCCATGGCCATGGAAGGAAATGGTAAGCGGGCAGTTGAGTTATTCTATGAGATGCTTCGGGAAGGGGTAGAACCTGACCAAGTTGTGTTTGTGGCCGTACTGACAGCATGTAGCCATGGGGGTTTAGTACAAGAAGGAATGAAAATTTTTAAGACTATGAAAGAAATCCATGGAATCTCAGCACAGATAGTGCATTATGGGTGCATCGTTGATATGTTTGGGCGTGCTGGTTTATTGAAAGAAGCTGTTGATATCATAAAGTACATGCCAATGAAGCCCAATGATGCAGTTTGGGGGGCTTTTCTTGCTGCTTGTAAAATGCATAAAAACAACGAGATGGCAACTTATGCAGTTGATATGATCTCTGAATCATACCCAGATAAAGCTGGGATCCATGTGCTTCTTTCAAATATTTATGCTTTGGGAGGGAAGTGGACTGATGTAGCCAAGGTAAGGATGTCCATGAAGGAAAGAGGGATAAAAAAGAACCCCGGTTCAAGCTCAATCGAAGTGAATGGAAACATTCACGAGTTTACTTCGGGTGACGAGTTTCacccaaaacacacacacatttgtCTAATGCTAGAAGAAATGAAGTGCAGGGTTAGAGAGGCAGGTCATGTACCTGATCTAACAAATGTTTTGATGGATGTTGATGAGCAAGAGAAAGAATTCTTGCTTAATCGACATAGTGAGAAAATAGCCATGGCATTTGGACTCATCTCTACATCTCAGGGACATCCCATTCGTATAGTGAAAAACCTTCGCATGTGCTCAGATTGCCATTCATTTGCAAAATTTGTTTCAAAGGTATATGATAGGCATATTATTGTCCGAGATAACAACCGTTTCCATTTTTTCCAAGGAGGGTTGTGTTCTTGTGGTGATTATTGGTAG
- the LOC132046978 gene encoding protein RDM1-like produces the protein MKRVLSFNEPVDISSDESSDDHEAESEQMSNDIAGNQVVEELVSEGTKIMCDHLDTVKCESEQLSDNFNIGQGVEELFSEDALLRRARMYQEYMQHVPIPAERHFVIPCTSWTGLAASIKNLYGQPLHYLTNLCMKQWDQMRIGADNEEDPLDMLIHPAKAESSIWLMEEVNRRTSSPHYIAKLWLADPMYHVYIDPIFPKLQNPSK, from the exons ATGAAGAGGGTCCTGTCATTTAATGAACCCGTGGATATCTCGTCAGATGAGTCATCAGATGACCATGAAGCGGAAAGCGAGCAGATGAGCAACGACATTGCCGGCAATCAAGTTGTTGAAGAACTTGTTTCTGAAGGTACTAAGATTATGTGTGATCATTTAGACACGGTTAAGTGTGAAAGCGAGCAGTTGAGCGACAATTTCAACATTGGTCAAGGAGTTGAAGAACTTTTTTCTGAAG ATGCATTACTCAGAAGAGCGAGAATGTACCAAGAGTACATGCAGCATGTTCCTATCCCCGCAGAGAGGCACTTCGTGATTCCTTGCACCTCATGGACAGGACTAGCTGCATCAATTAAGAATTTATATGGGCAACCATTGCATTACCTGACCAACCTCTGCATGAAGCAGTGGGATCAAATGAGGATTGGGGCCGATAACGAAGAAGATCCATTGGATATGCTCATCCATCCGGCAAAAGCCGAATCAAGCATCTGgcttatggaagaagttaacaGGCGTACTTCGTCTCCTCATTACATTGCCAAGCTCTGGCTTGCTGATCCCATGTATCATGTTTATATTGATCCAATTTTCCCAAAGTTGCAGAACCCATCCAAATAG
- the LOC132068479 gene encoding F-box protein At5g39250-like, with protein sequence MTCEEILKAVFPLLECTQLANCMLVCKQWRDAAQDDYLWKSLCSKIWPSFCKRQSPPTLTYYKLFQTFYKRQCHRSVPPPKLTLNDLEFYIDIWVEEKIIFSDVVPGPVLPKWSWISPPGTCDELRILLGLPDYRMILPFEPRLTIPLYQSVRVSVYVGRRDTTKVTCIFRKAKFVTLDRTYYRMSDSQPLEIPTPVRLVLPFGEMLLCLLSMDHSNEAAVDVFAIEIRFCADSEDELLLLFDMLEWK encoded by the coding sequence ATGACTTGTGAAGAAATTCTCAAGGCTGTTTTCCCGTTGCTGGAGTGTACCCAACTGGCTAATTGTATGTTAGTGTGCAAACAGTGGAGAGATGCTGCTCAAGATGATTACCTCTGGAAATCCCTTTGTTCTAAAATATGGCCGTCATTTTGCAAGCGGCAATCCCCTCCCACTTTAACCTACTATAAACTTTTCCAAACCTTTTATAAAAGACAGTGTCATAGAAGCGTTCCCCCTCCGAAACTGACACTTAATGACTTGGAGTTCTACATTGACATTTGGgttgaagaaaaaataatattctcAGATGTGGTGCCAGGGCCTGTTCTTCCAAAGTGGTCCTGGATTTCACCTCCTGGGACTTGTGATGAGCTTAGGATCCTGTTAGGATTGCCTGATTACAGGATGATTCTACCCTTTGAACCTAGATTAACGATTCCTTTGTACCAGTCGGTCAGGGTCTCTGTGTATGTTGGACGCAGAGATACAACAAAAGTTACTTGCATATTCCGCAAAGCCAAGTTTGTAACTTTAGATCGAACATATTATCGGATGTCAGATTCTCAACCTCTTGAAATCCCCACTCCCGTTCGTTTAGTTTTACCTTTTGGGGAAATGTTGTTATGTTTGCTTTCCATGGACCATAGCAATGAGGCAGCAGTGGACGTTTTTGCAATTGAGATAAGATTCTGTGCTGATTCTGAAGATGAGCTCCTGTTGCTGTTTGACATGCTGGAGTGGAAGTAA